A genomic stretch from Aedes albopictus strain Foshan chromosome 2, AalbF5, whole genome shotgun sequence includes:
- the LOC134286388 gene encoding uncharacterized protein LOC134286388, with the protein MDEHTVGETTSNSQRTLVTPPIWEADFSRERRAGNQGETVQYRGQRLAWADQVVQNYSLDSRLPASNNLQSELDRASRMNLSADGFQLPSRVYPTATSQETPGSTWLRAPPNISQFSEPVASATQYSTANPANIRDLSFGLPTVGTSTANLLPELVSTSVEGDMRPLLNSTVQPNLSTNGAAWTSAPISSEAMVNSAYMTTENQRRSSQTLNPFLSDPGSTCPGASGNLNRSSRGVLTLEQEAQTPIPPANEASMANNFVHVSEIQNYVETYVRQLLTSQAGRPIVHDTSINRLTQQMGGVGIHDVDISQMSHPSSVPQARPGLSPPLQMRSAGTSERVLENRGDLMNDTPQVFRQVLRQRLSTNRANAMNPPFGKIIHQTRRLIHPYGEVRFHTRVKEEGCRIKHATSWRSGQSSQVMQVRFLL; encoded by the exons ATGGATGAACATACAGTAGGGGAGACGACCTCTAATTCTCAGAGGACATTGGTGACCCCGCCGATATGGGAGGCCGATTTTTCCCGGGAACGTAGAGCTGGGAATCAAGGTGAAACTGTCCAGTATCGTGGACAACGCCTTGCTTGGGCTGACCAGGTGGTCCAAAATTACTCTTTGGATAGTCGTCTGCCAGCATCGAACAATTTGCAATCCGAATTGGATCGCGCCTCGAGAATGAACTTATCCGCAGATGGATTTCAACTGCCATCTCGAGTTTACCCTACGGCTACTTCGCAGGAAACTCCCGGTAGCACTTGGCTTCGTGCTCCGCCAAATATCTCTCAATTTTCGGAACCAGTAGCGAGTGCAACTCAATATAGTACTGCGAATCCGGCAAATATCAGAGATCTCTCTTTTGGCCTGCCAACGGTAGGCACGTCAACGGCGAATTTGCTTCCAGAGTTGGTGTCGACCTCTGTTGAAGGTGATATGAGACCGTTGTTAAACTCCACTGTCCAACCTAATCTGTCGACTAATGGTGCAGCCTGGACATCGGCCCCGATTAGCTCAGAAGCAATGGTGAATTCCGCCTATATGACTACTGAAAATCAGCGTCGTTCTTCCCAAACGTTGAATCCATTCCTTTCGGATCCCGGTAGTACTTGTCCGGGGGCCTCCGGAAATTTGAACCGCTCAAGCCGAGGTGTTCTCACACTTGAACAAGAGGCACAGACTCCTATTCCACCTGCAAATGAGGCATCAATGGCAAATAATTTCGTACATGTGTCAGAAATTCAAAACTATGTTGAGACTTACGTGCGTCAACTGTTGACGAGTCAAGCAGGTCGTCCAATCGTCCATGACACCTCAATCAACCGTCTCACTCAGCAGATGGGAGGAGTTGGAATACACGATGTGGACATTTCGCAGATGTCCCATCCGTCTTCGGTCCCTCAAGCCCGACCTGGACTTTCTCCACCTCTACAGATGCGTTCCGCTGGTACATCTGAAAGAGTACTGGAAAACAGAGGAGATCTGATGAACGATACGCCTCAAGTATTCAGACAGGTTTTGC GCCAACGGCTCTCCACGAACAGGGCCAACGCCATGAACCCACCGTTCGGGAAAATTATTCACCAAACCCGTCGCCTAATTCATCCCTACGGGGAAGTGCGGTTCCACACCAGGGTCAAAGAGGAAGGTTGCCGCATCAAACATGCAACATCTTGGAGAAGTGGCCAAAGTTCGCAGGTGATGCAAGTCCGATTCCTGTTGTAG